From one Catellatospora sp. IY07-71 genomic stretch:
- a CDS encoding CapA family protein — protein sequence MKVVLAGDTMLGRCVAERLTIGHAAYEEIVTGAVREITAGADLCVVNLECCISDRGEPWPAPGKPFFFRAPPRAAGLLAWLGVDCVTLANNHALDFGVEALGDTLEHLERAGIAVVGAGPDLARARAWRLLEAGGLRVGVLGVTDHPADFAATELGPGVAYADLRDGVPGWLSELVAEMAAQVDLALVTPHWGPNLTPGPVPHVREAATQLLAAGATLVAGHSAHVFHGVQGPVLYDMGDFVDDYAVDPRLRNDLGLLFEVTVDAQGPVSAEAVPLALDFTRTRPAVPHEAEWVGWRFGKACAEFGTQVTVTEQGRLQVPLR from the coding sequence GTGAAGGTCGTGCTGGCGGGGGACACGATGCTGGGGCGTTGTGTCGCCGAGCGGCTGACGATCGGGCACGCGGCGTACGAGGAGATCGTCACGGGGGCGGTTCGGGAGATCACCGCGGGGGCGGATCTGTGCGTGGTGAATCTGGAGTGCTGCATCTCCGACCGGGGGGAGCCGTGGCCCGCGCCGGGTAAGCCGTTCTTCTTCCGGGCGCCGCCGCGGGCGGCGGGGCTGCTGGCGTGGCTGGGCGTGGACTGCGTGACGCTGGCGAACAACCATGCGCTGGACTTCGGGGTCGAGGCGCTCGGCGACACGCTGGAGCATCTGGAACGCGCCGGGATCGCCGTGGTGGGGGCCGGGCCGGATCTGGCGCGAGCGCGGGCGTGGCGCCTGCTGGAGGCCGGCGGCCTGCGGGTCGGGGTGCTCGGGGTGACCGACCATCCGGCGGACTTCGCGGCCACCGAGCTGGGGCCGGGGGTGGCGTACGCGGACCTGCGCGACGGCGTCCCGGGGTGGCTGTCCGAGCTGGTCGCCGAGATGGCGGCGCAGGTCGACCTGGCGCTGGTGACGCCGCACTGGGGGCCGAACCTGACGCCCGGCCCGGTGCCGCACGTGCGGGAGGCGGCCACGCAGCTGCTCGCGGCCGGTGCGACGCTGGTCGCGGGGCACTCCGCGCACGTGTTCCACGGCGTGCAGGGTCCGGTGCTGTACGACATGGGCGACTTCGTGGACGACTACGCGGTGGACCCGCGGCTGCGCAACGACCTCGGGCTGCTGTTCGAGGTGACCGTGGACGCGCAGGGGCCGGTGTCGGCCGAGGCCGTGCCGCTGGCGCTGGACTTCACCCGCACCCGCCCGGCCGTGCCGCACGAGGCGGAGTGGGTCGGCTGGCGGTTCGGCAAGGCCTGCGCCGAGTTCGGCACCCAGGTAACCGTCACCGAGCAGGGCCGCCTGCAGGTGCCGCTGCGCTGA
- a CDS encoding site-2 protease family protein translates to MRPTLRLGNIAGIPVGVHWSVLLIMLLLGQGLATAVLPAGAPGRSALAYWTVAVAVTVLFLISLLAHELSHAVVARHYGVPVRRITLWLLGGVAELEAEPPHARADLLVAIAGPLASLGAAAVFGAAAGGVYLTGMAPLAWVALGWLALVNAVLAVFNLLPGAPLDGGRVLRAALWWWRGDRAFAARTAARVGLGVSILLIAVGTMQIFWTADLGGLWLILLGWFLFFAGQAEQADARLRSALGGLAVRDAMTPPLVSGYVTQHLLDFAETAAVRPADAYPVLDPDGRPCGLVTLFAMARVPEARRPDTTLRDLRIPLDRLAVLTPDTPLEDAARRVTASRLPALVLDQGILVGLLTTADLNRTIDLATLKQGRAPS, encoded by the coding sequence ATGCGGCCGACGCTGAGGCTGGGCAACATCGCCGGCATCCCGGTCGGCGTGCACTGGTCAGTGCTCCTGATCATGCTGCTGCTGGGCCAGGGGCTGGCGACCGCCGTGCTGCCCGCGGGCGCGCCCGGCCGCTCGGCTCTGGCGTACTGGACCGTCGCCGTCGCCGTCACCGTGCTGTTCCTGATCTCCCTGCTCGCCCACGAGCTCAGCCACGCCGTCGTCGCCCGCCACTACGGCGTGCCCGTCCGCCGGATCACCCTGTGGCTGCTCGGCGGCGTCGCGGAGCTGGAGGCCGAGCCGCCGCACGCCCGCGCCGACCTGCTCGTCGCCATCGCCGGGCCGCTGGCCAGCCTCGGTGCCGCCGCCGTCTTCGGCGCCGCCGCGGGCGGCGTCTACCTCACCGGGATGGCCCCGCTCGCCTGGGTCGCGCTGGGCTGGCTCGCCCTGGTCAACGCGGTGCTCGCGGTGTTCAACCTGCTGCCCGGCGCGCCCCTGGACGGCGGCCGGGTGCTGCGCGCCGCCCTGTGGTGGTGGCGCGGCGACCGCGCCTTCGCCGCCCGCACCGCCGCCCGCGTCGGGCTGGGCGTCAGCATCCTGCTGATCGCCGTCGGCACCATGCAGATCTTCTGGACCGCCGACCTCGGCGGCCTGTGGCTGATCCTGCTCGGCTGGTTCCTGTTCTTCGCGGGCCAGGCCGAGCAGGCAGACGCGCGGCTGCGCAGCGCGCTGGGCGGGCTCGCCGTCCGCGACGCGATGACCCCGCCACTGGTCAGCGGCTACGTCACCCAGCACCTGCTCGACTTCGCCGAGACCGCCGCGGTCCGGCCGGCCGACGCGTACCCGGTCCTCGACCCCGACGGCCGCCCCTGCGGCCTGGTCACGCTCTTCGCCATGGCCCGCGTCCCCGAGGCCCGCCGCCCCGACACCACCCTGCGCGACCTCCGCATCCCCCTCGACCGCCTCGCCGTCCTCACCCCCGACACGCCCCTGGAGGACGCCGCCCGCCGCGTCACCGCCTCCCGCCTTCCCGCCCTCGTCCTCGACCAGGGCATCCTGGTCGGTCTCCTCACCACCGCCGACCTCAACCGCACCATCGACCTCGCCACCCTCAAGCAAGGAAGGGCACCCTCTTAA
- a CDS encoding hemerythrin domain-containing protein, producing the protein MTQTAAGGTTRQRKSTTAAKKATKAVKATKTTASAASKSATKTATATATAKKPTGKKSMPATATGQDAIAMLKDDHKVVEKLFKQFEKAGDSAYAKKRQIVDEVIKELTTHAYIEETLFYPTARKAAPETGEHVLESVEEHHVVAWMLSELMSTDPRDERFDAKMMVLMENVRHHVEEEEKEWFPEVRKAMSRSDLKELGAKMEAAKSKAPADPLALSSAKS; encoded by the coding sequence ATGACCCAGACCGCAGCCGGCGGCACCACCCGCCAGCGCAAGTCCACCACCGCCGCCAAGAAGGCCACGAAGGCCGTCAAGGCGACGAAGACCACGGCCTCCGCCGCGTCGAAGAGCGCGACCAAGACCGCGACCGCGACTGCGACCGCCAAGAAGCCCACGGGCAAGAAGTCGATGCCCGCGACGGCCACCGGCCAGGACGCGATCGCCATGCTCAAGGACGACCACAAGGTCGTCGAGAAGCTGTTCAAGCAGTTCGAGAAGGCCGGCGACTCCGCGTACGCCAAGAAGCGCCAGATCGTCGACGAGGTGATCAAGGAACTCACCACGCACGCGTACATCGAGGAGACGCTGTTCTACCCGACGGCCCGCAAGGCCGCCCCGGAGACCGGCGAGCACGTGCTGGAGAGCGTCGAGGAGCACCACGTGGTGGCGTGGATGCTCTCGGAGCTGATGAGCACCGACCCGCGTGACGAGCGCTTCGACGCCAAGATGATGGTGCTGATGGAGAACGTCCGCCACCACGTCGAGGAGGAGGAGAAGGAGTGGTTCCCCGAGGTCCGCAAGGCGATGAGCCGGAGTGACCTCAAGGAGCTGGGCGCCAAGATGGAGGCCGCCAAGAGCAAGGCCCCGGCCGACCCGCTCGCGCTGAGCAGCGCCAAGTCCTGA
- a CDS encoding DUF72 domain-containing protein yields MIVVGTSGWQYADWRGRFYPKGLPQRLWLRHYTEHFDTVEVNSVFYRLPPRETFEGWRTQLPEGFLMAVKMSRYLTHIKRLRDPEEPVARFLGVAGALGPHLGPVLLQLPPTLRADSTALDAALRCFPRDVRVAVEPRHRSWWTDETRAVLQSHSAALCWADRLGRPVTPLWRTAPFGYLRLHEGRATPRPRYGPTALHTWLTRLTDTFPASSPVYVYFNNDPHGAAVHNAAWLKGRAPS; encoded by the coding sequence GTGATCGTCGTCGGCACCTCCGGCTGGCAGTACGCCGACTGGCGCGGCCGCTTCTACCCCAAGGGCCTGCCGCAGCGGCTCTGGCTGCGCCACTACACGGAGCATTTCGACACGGTCGAGGTCAACAGCGTCTTCTACCGCCTGCCGCCGCGCGAGACCTTCGAAGGCTGGCGTACGCAACTGCCCGAGGGCTTCCTGATGGCGGTCAAGATGAGCCGCTACCTGACCCACATCAAGCGCCTGCGCGACCCGGAGGAGCCCGTCGCGCGCTTCCTCGGCGTCGCCGGAGCCCTCGGCCCCCACCTCGGCCCCGTCCTGCTCCAGCTCCCGCCGACGCTGCGGGCCGACTCGACGGCCCTGGACGCCGCCCTGCGCTGCTTTCCGCGCGACGTACGCGTGGCCGTCGAACCCCGCCACCGCTCCTGGTGGACCGACGAGACCCGCGCCGTCCTGCAATCCCATTCCGCCGCCCTGTGCTGGGCCGACCGCCTGGGCCGCCCCGTCACCCCGCTGTGGCGCACCGCCCCCTTCGGCTACCTCCGCCTCCACGAGGGCCGCGCCACCCCCCGCCCCCGCTACGGCCCCACCGCGCTCCACACCTGGCTGACCCGCCTCACCGACACCTTCCCCGCCTCGTCGCCGGTGTACGTCTACTTCAACAACGACCCCCACGGCGCCGCCGTCCACAACGCCGCCTGGCTGAAAGGAAGGGCACCTTCTTAA
- a CDS encoding GNAT family N-acetyltransferase: MPLLSVHDRDELAGLLGGDPALHAYQLGDLDDFFWPYTCWYRLDDAVALVYHGGGMPVLLAFDRRPGSSHALLAALAPLLPRRFYAHLSAGAERVFADGFDAAPGGPHLKLALSDHAALTAAEPLGEVLGPADLAEVLALYEVAYPGNWFDARMLETGQYVGVRRDGALLAVAGVHVWSPKYRVAALGNVTTHPDARGQGLARGAVAALCRRLLDTVDHVTLNVKADNAAALALYARLGFTRAAEYGEFTFTAR; this comes from the coding sequence ATGCCGTTGCTCAGCGTCCACGACCGGGACGAGCTGGCCGGGCTGCTGGGCGGCGATCCCGCGCTGCACGCGTACCAGCTCGGCGACCTCGACGACTTCTTCTGGCCGTACACCTGCTGGTATCGCCTGGACGACGCGGTGGCGCTGGTCTACCACGGCGGCGGGATGCCCGTCCTGCTGGCCTTCGACCGCCGCCCGGGGTCCTCGCACGCGCTGCTGGCCGCGCTCGCGCCGCTGCTGCCCCGGCGCTTCTACGCCCACCTGTCGGCCGGTGCGGAGCGGGTCTTCGCGGACGGCTTCGACGCGGCGCCGGGCGGCCCGCACCTGAAGCTGGCCCTGTCCGACCACGCCGCACTGACGGCCGCCGAGCCGCTGGGCGAGGTGCTCGGCCCGGCCGACCTCGCCGAGGTGCTGGCCCTGTACGAGGTCGCCTACCCGGGGAACTGGTTCGACGCGCGGATGCTGGAGACCGGGCAGTACGTGGGCGTACGCCGCGACGGCGCGCTGCTGGCCGTGGCCGGGGTGCACGTGTGGTCGCCGAAGTACCGGGTGGCGGCGCTGGGCAACGTGACGACGCACCCGGACGCGCGCGGGCAGGGCCTGGCCCGGGGCGCGGTGGCGGCGCTGTGCCGCCGCCTGCTGGACACCGTCGACCACGTGACGCTGAACGTGAAGGCCGACAACGCCGCCGCGCTCGCCCTCTACGCCCGTCTCGGCTTCACCCGCGCCGCCGAGTACGGCGAGTTCACCTTCACCGCCCGTTGA
- a CDS encoding alpha-galactosidase — translation MADSELVALHAADVSLVLDIAGPRLPRVLHWGADLGETGPELLLALFAAQEAGGNALPPSVPLLPTQFDRWAGRPGVTGHRDGGPGHLRLTLAAPVSVVAGPDGGGTLAAVSHDETAGITVRSELQLTPQGLVRMRHAVTSTAPGTWHLDSLLCLLPVPAQAAELLDFTGRWSRERVPQRSAFGDQTIAHESRRGRTGFGAPPLFTVGTPGFGFGHGEVWGVHVGWSGDHQHLAQRLPERDAVLGGGELLGSGEVRLAQDETYETPWAYFAYSPSGLDGLSAAVHGWLRARPSHPATPRPVTLNTWEAVYFDHDLAKLTALARTAAELGVERFVLDDGWFLGRRDDRAGLGDWYVDPQVWPDGLHPLVDEVHRLGMQFGLWVEPEMVNPDSRLAREHPDWVLAAPGRLPDELRWQHVLDVARPEVFAYLLERLDALVGEYRPAYLKWDHNRDLVEAVHDGGAGVHAQTVAVYRLLDALRTRHPGLEIESCSSGGSRVDLGVLARTDRVWGSDNNDALERQHIQRWTGLLLPPELVGCHVGPPVSHTNGRATSLAFRCLTALFGHAGIEWDVTCCTDAERAELSAWIGAYKRLRGLLHTGRTVRADHPDPSAFLYGVVAADRGHAVFAYAQLTASTRDGATRLRLPGLDPAARYRLSLLPELPGPRLHGRPWHPDLTLTGAALATHGLLAPPLRPAESYALELHRV, via the coding sequence GTGGCCGACTCCGAACTGGTGGCGCTGCACGCCGCGGACGTGTCCCTGGTCCTCGACATCGCCGGGCCGCGCCTGCCCCGCGTGCTGCACTGGGGCGCCGACCTGGGCGAGACCGGCCCGGAGCTGCTGCTCGCCCTGTTCGCCGCGCAGGAGGCCGGCGGGAACGCGCTGCCACCGTCGGTGCCGTTGCTGCCCACCCAGTTCGACCGCTGGGCGGGACGGCCCGGCGTGACCGGCCACCGCGACGGCGGGCCCGGCCACCTGCGGCTGACCCTCGCCGCCCCGGTCAGCGTCGTGGCCGGTCCGGACGGCGGCGGCACCCTCGCCGCGGTCTCGCACGACGAAACCGCGGGCATCACGGTACGCAGCGAGCTGCAGCTCACCCCACAGGGCCTGGTCCGGATGCGGCACGCCGTCACCAGCACCGCGCCGGGCACGTGGCACCTGGACAGCCTGCTCTGCCTGCTGCCGGTGCCCGCCCAGGCGGCCGAACTGCTCGACTTCACCGGCCGCTGGTCGCGCGAGCGCGTGCCGCAGCGTTCCGCCTTCGGTGACCAGACCATCGCCCACGAGAGCCGTCGCGGCCGGACCGGCTTCGGCGCGCCGCCGCTGTTCACCGTCGGCACGCCGGGCTTCGGATTCGGCCACGGCGAGGTGTGGGGCGTGCACGTCGGCTGGAGCGGCGACCACCAGCACCTGGCGCAGCGGCTGCCCGAGCGCGACGCGGTGCTCGGCGGCGGCGAGCTGCTCGGCTCCGGCGAGGTCCGGCTGGCGCAGGACGAGACGTACGAGACGCCGTGGGCGTACTTCGCGTACTCGCCGTCGGGGCTGGACGGGCTGTCCGCGGCCGTGCACGGCTGGCTGCGCGCCCGCCCGTCGCACCCGGCCACGCCCCGGCCGGTCACCCTGAACACCTGGGAGGCCGTCTACTTCGACCACGACCTGGCCAAGCTGACCGCGCTGGCCCGTACGGCGGCGGAGCTGGGCGTGGAGCGGTTCGTGCTCGACGACGGGTGGTTCCTGGGCCGCCGCGACGACCGCGCCGGGCTCGGCGACTGGTACGTCGACCCGCAGGTGTGGCCGGACGGCCTGCACCCGCTGGTGGACGAGGTGCACCGGCTCGGTATGCAGTTCGGTCTGTGGGTCGAGCCGGAGATGGTCAACCCGGACTCGCGGCTGGCCCGGGAGCACCCGGACTGGGTGCTGGCCGCGCCCGGCCGGCTGCCCGACGAGCTGCGCTGGCAGCACGTGCTCGACGTGGCCCGCCCCGAGGTGTTCGCGTACCTGCTGGAGCGGCTGGACGCGCTGGTCGGCGAGTACCGCCCGGCGTACCTGAAGTGGGACCACAACCGGGACCTGGTCGAGGCGGTACACGACGGCGGCGCGGGCGTGCACGCGCAGACCGTCGCGGTGTACCGGCTGCTCGACGCGCTGCGCACTCGGCACCCCGGGCTGGAGATCGAGTCCTGCTCGTCCGGCGGGAGCCGGGTCGATCTCGGGGTGCTGGCCCGCACCGACCGGGTGTGGGGTTCGGACAACAACGACGCCCTGGAGCGGCAGCACATCCAGCGCTGGACGGGCCTGCTGCTGCCGCCGGAGCTGGTCGGCTGCCACGTCGGCCCGCCCGTCTCGCACACCAACGGCCGGGCCACCTCGCTGGCCTTCCGCTGCCTGACGGCCCTGTTCGGGCACGCCGGCATCGAGTGGGACGTCACCTGCTGCACCGACGCCGAGCGCGCCGAGCTGAGCGCCTGGATCGGCGCGTACAAGCGGCTGCGCGGCCTGCTCCACACCGGCCGCACCGTGCGCGCCGACCACCCCGACCCGTCCGCGTTCCTGTACGGCGTGGTCGCGGCGGACCGCGGGCACGCGGTGTTCGCGTACGCCCAGCTCACCGCAAGCACCCGCGACGGGGCCACCCGCCTGCGCCTGCCCGGCCTCGACCCGGCGGCGCGCTACCGCCTCTCCCTGCTCCCCGAACTACCCGGCCCCCGCCTGCACGGCCGCCCCTGGCACCCCGACCTGACCCTCACCGGCGCGGCCCTGGCCACCCACGGCCTCCTGGCCCCACCCCTGCGCCCCGCCGAGTCCTACGCCCTCGAACTCCACCGCGTTTGA
- a CDS encoding DUF4240 domain-containing protein: protein MLAVDVGEFWGLVERAVRECAGRRARATWLQERLSGRGATDILDFEVHLDDASDRAMTWLMWGAATRIVGPCTDDTFHYLRNWLMTLGRETFERVVADPDSLALVPQVRQLAARDRIRWRLDEWPEWEELDYAAGEAWEGVRGAGANIYRAVEQHRPHPRLLTLQDERWDLADPAEAARRLPRLTTLFSRSAPPDRAGAEGGPPAPWPAAEQIPGQLVIPGLLDVDGRPI, encoded by the coding sequence GTGCTGGCCGTGGATGTGGGGGAGTTCTGGGGGCTCGTCGAGCGTGCGGTGCGTGAGTGCGCCGGGCGCCGGGCTCGCGCGACCTGGTTGCAGGAGCGGCTGTCCGGCCGCGGCGCGACCGACATCCTGGACTTCGAGGTGCACCTCGACGACGCGTCCGACCGCGCCATGACCTGGCTCATGTGGGGCGCGGCCACCCGCATCGTCGGCCCGTGCACCGACGACACCTTCCACTACCTGCGCAACTGGCTGATGACCCTGGGCCGGGAGACCTTCGAGCGCGTCGTCGCCGACCCCGACTCGCTGGCGCTGGTGCCGCAGGTCCGGCAGCTGGCCGCCCGGGACCGCATCCGCTGGCGGCTCGACGAGTGGCCGGAGTGGGAGGAGCTCGACTACGCCGCGGGCGAGGCGTGGGAGGGCGTACGCGGCGCGGGCGCCAACATCTACCGCGCCGTCGAGCAGCACCGCCCGCACCCCCGGCTGCTTACGCTCCAGGACGAGCGCTGGGATCTGGCCGACCCGGCCGAGGCGGCCCGGCGGCTGCCCCGCCTGACGACACTGTTCAGCCGCAGCGCGCCGCCGGACCGGGCGGGCGCCGAAGGGGGCCCGCCCGCGCCGTGGCCTGCGGCCGAGCAGATTCCCGGGCAGCTCGTCATCCCCGGCCTGCTCGATGTCGACGGCCGTCCGATTTGA
- a CDS encoding glycoside hydrolase family 48 protein: MSIRTLRRRAALCAVGAMVVVSGAAIATPAHAAVSCRVTYTKAWDNGSGFGANITITNTGDPLTSWSLTWTWPGNQGGIQGWSASYSQSGQNVTATNLSYNGNLANGASTTIGFNASYSGTNTNPSNFAINGVSCGDTTPTPSLVVSPTSVSVPEGGTATYAVRLSSAPASNVTVTTTAGSGDGNLTVSAGGSLTFTSANWNTNQIVTLAAAEDSDTTNGTRPFTVAASGLTSVTVNATEADNDSVTPQSLVVSSTAVTVPEGGTGTYTVRLAAQPSGNVTVTNTAGTGDTSLTVSSGASLTFTTSNWSTPQTVTVAAAQDSDTTNGTRPITVASSGLTSVNVTATEADDDSVTPQGLVVTPTSVNVPEGSTAVYAVNLAAQPTANVTVTSTAGSGDTSITVSSGASLTFTTSNWNTPQNVTLAAAQDTDSTNGTRPITVASSGLSSVTVTATEVDDENTANSYITEFTTQYNKLKDPANGYFSPEGIPYHSIETLIVEAPDHGHETTSEAFSFWIWLEAQYGRVTGNWTPFNNAWNITEQYVIPSAAAQPGQSTYNPADPADYAPEGLLPSNYPVPLSTSVVAGQDPLANELQSTYGNRNVYGMHWLLDVDDVYKYGTGRTGAECGDSTQRVTYINTFQRGPQESAWETIAHPSCDTGRFANFPSLFIQGSSTGQWRYTNAPDADARAVQAAYWALQWATAQGNQSQISATVAKAAKMGDYLRYSMYDKYFKNPGCTSPSCAAGSGKSSSNYLLSWYYAWGGDIGGAWSWRIGSSHNHQGYQNPLAAYVLGSSGPTALRPQSPTAAADWDTSLNRQLDFYLWLQSAEGAIAGGATNSWNGNYSAPPAGTPTFYGLAYDVKPVYHDPPSNQWFGFQAWSLHRVAELYYATGNAKAKQIMDKWVAWAVSQTTLGSGSSFTIPGDMTWTGAPSGNFSGGTVAANPNLHVSVVKTSNDVGVAAAYARTLTYYAAKAGNTTLGNSAKATAKGLLDRMIMLKANDTKGIVVPETREDYKRFDDVYNASTGDGLYVPSGFSGTMGTGVPINSSSTFMSIRPFYQTDPAWPAVQSYLSGSGPAPTFTYHRFWAQADIAMAFADYGSLFPAG; this comes from the coding sequence ATGAGTATCCGCACGTTGAGGCGTCGTGCTGCGCTGTGCGCGGTCGGCGCCATGGTCGTGGTCTCGGGGGCAGCGATCGCCACCCCCGCCCACGCCGCCGTGTCCTGCCGGGTCACCTATACGAAAGCGTGGGACAACGGCAGCGGCTTCGGCGCGAACATCACCATCACCAACACCGGCGACCCGCTGACCAGCTGGTCGCTCACCTGGACGTGGCCCGGCAACCAGGGCGGCATCCAGGGCTGGTCGGCAAGCTACAGCCAGTCGGGGCAGAACGTCACCGCGACGAACCTGTCCTACAACGGCAACCTGGCCAACGGCGCGTCGACCACCATCGGCTTCAACGCCTCGTACAGCGGCACGAACACCAACCCGAGCAACTTCGCGATCAACGGCGTCTCCTGCGGCGACACCACGCCCACGCCCAGCCTGGTCGTCTCGCCGACCAGCGTGTCCGTGCCCGAGGGCGGCACCGCCACCTACGCGGTGCGGCTCAGCTCGGCCCCGGCGTCGAACGTCACCGTCACCACGACGGCCGGCTCCGGCGACGGCAACCTCACCGTGTCCGCGGGCGGCAGCCTGACCTTCACGTCGGCGAACTGGAACACGAACCAGATCGTCACGCTGGCGGCGGCCGAGGACTCGGACACGACCAACGGCACCCGGCCGTTCACCGTCGCGGCGAGCGGGCTGACCTCGGTCACCGTGAACGCGACCGAGGCCGACAACGACTCGGTCACGCCGCAGTCGCTGGTCGTCTCGTCGACCGCGGTGACCGTCCCCGAGGGCGGCACGGGCACCTACACGGTGCGCCTGGCCGCGCAGCCGTCGGGCAACGTCACCGTCACGAACACGGCGGGCACCGGTGACACGAGCCTCACGGTGTCGTCGGGGGCGAGCCTGACCTTCACCACGTCGAACTGGAGCACCCCGCAGACGGTCACCGTGGCCGCCGCGCAGGACTCCGACACGACCAACGGCACCCGCCCGATCACCGTGGCGTCCAGCGGTCTCACCTCGGTGAACGTGACCGCGACCGAGGCCGACGACGACTCCGTCACGCCGCAGGGCCTGGTCGTCACGCCGACCAGCGTCAACGTGCCCGAGGGCTCGACCGCGGTGTACGCGGTGAACCTGGCGGCGCAGCCGACCGCGAACGTCACGGTCACCTCGACCGCGGGCAGCGGCGACACCAGCATCACGGTCTCGTCCGGCGCGAGCCTGACGTTCACGACCAGCAACTGGAACACGCCCCAGAACGTCACCCTGGCCGCGGCGCAGGACACCGACAGCACCAACGGCACCCGGCCGATCACGGTCGCGTCCAGCGGGCTGTCCTCGGTGACCGTGACCGCGACCGAGGTCGACGACGAGAACACGGCGAACTCCTACATCACCGAGTTCACCACGCAGTACAACAAGCTCAAGGACCCGGCCAACGGCTACTTCTCGCCCGAGGGCATCCCGTACCACTCGATCGAGACGCTGATCGTCGAGGCGCCCGACCACGGCCACGAGACCACGTCCGAGGCGTTCAGCTTCTGGATCTGGCTGGAGGCGCAGTACGGCCGGGTCACCGGCAACTGGACCCCGTTCAACAACGCCTGGAACATCACCGAGCAGTACGTCATCCCGTCCGCGGCCGCCCAGCCGGGCCAGAGCACGTACAACCCGGCCGACCCGGCCGACTACGCGCCCGAGGGGCTGCTGCCCAGCAACTACCCGGTGCCGCTGAGCACCAGCGTGGTGGCCGGACAGGACCCGCTGGCCAACGAGCTGCAGTCGACGTACGGCAACCGCAACGTCTACGGCATGCACTGGCTGCTGGACGTCGACGACGTGTACAAGTACGGCACCGGCCGGACCGGCGCGGAGTGCGGCGACAGCACCCAGCGGGTGACCTACATCAACACGTTCCAGCGCGGGCCGCAGGAGTCGGCGTGGGAGACGATCGCGCACCCGTCGTGTGACACGGGCCGGTTCGCGAACTTCCCGTCGCTGTTCATCCAGGGCTCGTCCACGGGGCAGTGGCGCTACACCAACGCCCCGGACGCCGACGCCCGCGCGGTGCAGGCGGCGTACTGGGCGCTGCAGTGGGCCACGGCCCAGGGCAACCAGTCGCAGATCTCGGCGACCGTGGCCAAGGCCGCGAAGATGGGTGACTACCTGCGGTACTCGATGTACGACAAGTACTTCAAGAACCCGGGCTGCACCTCCCCCTCGTGTGCCGCCGGCTCCGGCAAGAGCAGCAGCAACTACCTGCTGTCCTGGTACTACGCGTGGGGCGGTGACATCGGCGGCGCCTGGTCGTGGCGCATCGGCTCCAGCCACAACCACCAGGGCTACCAGAACCCGCTCGCCGCGTACGTGCTCGGCTCGTCCGGCCCGACCGCGCTGCGCCCGCAGTCGCCGACGGCCGCCGCGGACTGGGACACCAGCCTCAACCGCCAGCTCGACTTCTACCTCTGGCTGCAGTCGGCCGAGGGCGCCATCGCCGGTGGCGCGACGAACAGCTGGAACGGCAACTACTCGGCGCCGCCCGCGGGCACGCCGACGTTCTACGGGCTGGCGTACGACGTGAAGCCGGTCTACCACGACCCGCCGAGCAACCAGTGGTTCGGCTTCCAGGCCTGGTCGCTGCACCGGGTCGCGGAGCTGTACTACGCCACCGGCAACGCGAAGGCCAAGCAGATCATGGACAAGTGGGTCGCCTGGGCGGTCTCGCAGACCACGCTCGGCTCGGGCTCCTCGTTCACCATCCCCGGTGACATGACCTGGACCGGCGCGCCGTCCGGCAACTTCAGCGGCGGCACCGTGGCGGCCAACCCCAACCTGCACGTCTCGGTCGTCAAGACCAGCAACGACGTCGGCGTCGCGGCGGCCTACGCGCGCACCCTGACGTACTACGCGGCCAAGGCAGGCAACACCACGCTCGGCAACTCGGCCAAGGCGACCGCGAAGGGCCTGCTGGACCGGATGATCATGCTCAAGGCCAACGACACCAAGGGCATCGTGGTGCCGGAGACCCGCGAGGACTACAAGCGGTTCGACGACGTGTACAACGCGTCGACGGGCGACGGCCTGTACGTCCCGTCGGGCTTCAGCGGCACCATGGGCACCGGCGTGCCGATCAACTCCAGTTCGACGTTCATGTCGATCCGGCCGTTCTACCAGACCGACCCCGCCTGGCCGGCGGTCCAGTCGTACCTGAGCGGCTCCGGCCCCGCCCCCACCTTCACCTACCACCGCTTCTGGGCGCAGGCCGACATCGCCATGGCCTTCGCCGACTACGGCAGCCTGTTCCCCGCCGGCTGA